The window CAAGACGTGGCGCTTCGTCGACACGGCCGGCATCCGGCGCAAGGTCAACACGGCGTCGGGGCACGAGTACTTCGCCTCGCTGCGCACGGCGGCCGCGCTGGACAAGGCCGAGGTCGCCGTCGTCCTGATCGAGGCGCAGGAGTCGATCACCGAGCAGGACACGCGGATTCTCTCGATGGTCGTCGAGTCCGGGCGCGCGCTGGTGATCGCGTACAACAAGTGGGACCTGCTCGACGACGAACGCCGGTACTACCTCGAGCGCGAGATCGAGCGCGACCTCGTCCGCGTCCCGTGGGCGCCGCGGGTGAACATCGCGGCGCGGACCGGCCGACACGTCGACAAGCTCGTGCCGGCGATCGAGACCGCGCTCGAGTCCTGGGACCAGCGCATCCCGACCGGGCGGCTCAACAGCTTCATCGGGACGCTCGTGGCCGCGCACCCGCACCCGATCCGGGGCGGGCGCCAGCCGCGCATCCTGTTCGCGACGCAGGCCGCGACGCGGCCCCCGCGGTTCGTGCTGTTCGCGTCGGCGTTCATCGAGGCCGGGTACCGCCGGTTCATCGAGCGCCGGCTCCGCGAGGAGTTCGGGTTCGTCGGGACGCCGATCGACATCTCGGTCCGCGTCCGGGAGAAGCGGAAGCGCTGAGCGGCGACATCGACCCCGTCGACATCAACCCCGACGACGCCGACCCCGTCGACGCCCTGGCCGCGGAGGAGACCGAGACCCGGGAGCGCCTGGCCGGTCTGCGCCGCGAGTTCGGCCAGATCGTCGACAGCGCCGACACCGCCACCGACGACGAGCACGACCCCGAGGGCACCACGGCCTACGACCGCGCGCGCACGGCGACGCTCATCGAGTCGGCCGAGCGGCACCTGACCGAGATCGCGGCCGCCCGTGAGCGCGTGGCCGCGGGCACCTACGGGACGTGCGAGCGGTGTGGGCAGGCCATCCCGCCCGCGCGCCTCACGGCCCGCCCGACCGCCCGGACCTGCGTCGCGTGCGCGTCCCGCTGAAACCCCCCAACGTCAGCGGGATCGGTCGCTATAGCGCGCGGTCTCGCTGACGTTGCCGGTGTTTCAGCGCTTGAGGCGGCGGCTGCCGGCGTGCCAGTCCTCGACCTGGCCCACCTCGCCGGGCTCGACACCGAAGGCGCGGAGCTGGGGCCGCTCGCGCAGACTCCGCTTGAACTCCGAGAAGCCCGGGAAGCGCGCGAGGGCGACGACGTGGTCCCAGAGTTCGACGGCCTCGGCGTCGCTGGGCCGCCGGCTGATGACGGGGCCGAAGAACGCGCTTCCGCCCGGTGGCTCGACGTGGAGAATCGGCGTCCCGACGTCCCGGCCGGTCAGGCTCAGGGCCGCCTCGGTCTCGGCCCGAATCTCGGCGTCCTCGGACTCGTCGTGCAGGGCGACCGCGAGCTGCGGCGGCAGCCCTGCGTCGGCGAGGATGCCCTCGACGAACGGGACCTCCCGGGCCGGGTCGAGCATCGGCAGGTCCTCGGCCCAGGGCCGGCGCTCCATCAGGGCCTGGCCGATCGCGGCCTGCAGCGGGTCCAGCGCCGCCGCCCCGTGCTCCCGCCGCGCCCGCGCCGCCACCCGGAGCAGTCGCAGCCCCGCGTTGTGCCCCGCCTCGTACTCCGGCGGGAAGTGGCTCGCATAGTCGAGGTGGGAGTTCATGATCCGCAGCGAGACCAACCGCCACTCGACCCGGTACTCCCGCGCCGCGATCACCTGCCGGACCCACGTGCTGGTCAGCCACGCGAACGGGCAGACCGGGTCGAAGTAGAAGTGCAGATCGGCGTCCGTCATCCGGACCCTCGGCAATCGTCGTCGACGCGGTAGGCGGAGTAGGCCGACAGGTGGATCTGGTGACGTCCACCGACTGCCGCCAGGGGAAGCACATAGTAGTGACGGTCACCGTCGACGACGAAGAAGAAGTCGATCTCGTCGGCGCCGTAGACGGTCCGGGACCTCCGGGTCGTCGACAGCCACACGGTCCAGCTCGACCCGGC of the Sporichthya polymorpha DSM 43042 genome contains:
- a CDS encoding TraR/DksA C4-type zinc finger protein, with protein sequence MAAGTYGTCERCGQAIPPARLTARPTARTCVACASR